The following coding sequences are from one Chitinimonas sp. BJYL2 window:
- a CDS encoding CoA transferase, with product MQDPRKPLAGVKVVEFGTLIAAPFATRLMADFGAEVIKIESPEGDPLRRWRRLHQGTSLWWHVQSRGKRCVRLDLKSAEGKAEALALCDGAAIVVENFRPGVLEKLGLGWDTLSARNPKLVMVRISGFGQTGPYRDQPGFGAVGESMGGLRYVTGFADRPPVRTGISIGDSIAAQYAVMGALMALRQVEVNGGKGQVVDVALYEAVFAMMESLVPEYAYDGFIRERTGNIMPGITPSNTHTSRDGEHITIGANGDAIFQRLMRAIGREDLAAAPDLADNAGRDARRDELYAVIDQWVARHSGAEVMAVLARAEVPASKVYSVADMFTDPHFKAREMLIPLTLDDGTTLQMPGIVPKLCG from the coding sequence ATGCAAGACCCCCGCAAGCCGCTCGCTGGCGTGAAGGTTGTCGAGTTCGGCACCTTGATCGCCGCACCGTTTGCCACTCGGCTCATGGCCGACTTTGGCGCCGAGGTCATCAAGATCGAGTCGCCGGAGGGCGATCCGCTGCGACGCTGGCGCCGGCTGCATCAGGGCACCTCGCTATGGTGGCATGTGCAAAGCCGGGGCAAGCGCTGCGTGCGACTCGACCTCAAATCCGCCGAAGGCAAGGCGGAAGCGCTGGCCCTGTGCGATGGCGCGGCGATTGTCGTCGAGAACTTCCGCCCCGGTGTGCTGGAAAAGCTGGGTCTGGGCTGGGATACCTTGTCGGCGCGCAATCCCAAGCTGGTCATGGTGCGGATCTCGGGCTTTGGCCAGACCGGCCCTTATCGCGACCAGCCGGGCTTTGGTGCGGTGGGTGAATCCATGGGCGGTCTGCGCTATGTGACCGGCTTTGCCGATCGCCCGCCGGTACGGACGGGCATCTCGATCGGCGATTCCATTGCCGCCCAATATGCCGTGATGGGGGCGTTGATGGCCTTGCGGCAGGTCGAGGTCAATGGCGGCAAGGGGCAGGTGGTGGATGTGGCGCTCTATGAGGCCGTGTTTGCCATGATGGAAAGCCTGGTGCCCGAATACGCCTACGATGGTTTCATCCGTGAGCGCACCGGCAACATCATGCCCGGCATCACCCCGTCCAATACCCATACCAGCCGTGATGGCGAGCACATCACTATCGGCGCGAACGGCGATGCGATCTTCCAGCGCCTGATGCGCGCCATTGGCCGCGAAGATCTGGCCGCTGCGCCCGATCTGGCCGACAACGCCGGCCGCGATGCGCGCCGCGATGAACTCTATGCGGTGATCGACCAGTGGGTCGCCCGGCACAGCGGGGCCGAAGTCATGGCAGTACTGGCCCGTGCCGAAGTGCCGGCCTCCAAGGTGTACTCGGTCGCCGACATGTTTACGGACCCCCATTTCAAGGCTCGCGAGATGCTGATCCCGCTCACGCTCGACGATGGCACCACGCTGCAGATGCCGGGGATTGTGCCCAAGTTGTGCGGCTGA
- a CDS encoding ABC transporter substrate-binding protein, producing the protein MPQRHSCLFVFATCVTATSTLAVPLQALGPGEGRLKVIAWPGYLERGDSDKRYDWLSAFERDTGCKVSITTAATSDAMIALMNKGEHDLVTASGDASLRLILARKVQPLNLKLIPAYATVDPRLQKAPWHVVDGRHYGVPYQWGANFLAYNTRVFSSPPDSWRVVFEAQTFPDGKASKGRIQAYDAPIAIADAALYLMHQQPALGIRDPYELNEAQYAATLALLRAQKPLVQRYWHDVNQQINDFRRGSVVAASAWGFQINALKAQGVPVAGVIPREGATGWADTTMLHATARHPVCAYKWMEYSLNPVLQSALAEWFGSNPAVPSACDTPAPAGTRFCATNGFARMNQIRFWKTPQTRCATQTRCVPYSRWAQDYPAIMAGR; encoded by the coding sequence ATGCCCCAACGCCATTCGTGCCTGTTTGTCTTTGCGACCTGCGTGACGGCGACTTCAACCCTGGCCGTGCCGCTACAGGCGCTTGGGCCCGGCGAGGGGCGACTCAAGGTGATCGCCTGGCCCGGTTATCTGGAGCGGGGCGACAGCGATAAACGCTATGACTGGCTCAGTGCCTTCGAGCGGGATACCGGCTGCAAGGTCAGCATCACCACGGCAGCGACCTCCGACGCCATGATCGCCCTGATGAACAAGGGAGAGCATGATCTGGTCACTGCCTCGGGCGATGCCAGCTTGCGGCTGATTCTAGCCCGCAAGGTCCAGCCCTTGAATCTCAAGCTGATTCCCGCCTACGCCACGGTAGACCCGCGTTTGCAGAAGGCCCCCTGGCATGTGGTGGATGGCCGGCATTACGGCGTGCCCTATCAGTGGGGCGCCAACTTCCTGGCCTATAACACGCGGGTGTTTTCCAGCCCGCCTGATAGCTGGCGGGTGGTTTTCGAGGCACAGACATTCCCCGACGGCAAGGCAAGCAAGGGACGGATACAGGCCTATGATGCCCCGATCGCGATCGCCGATGCCGCGCTCTACCTCATGCACCAGCAGCCAGCGCTGGGCATACGCGATCCGTATGAGCTCAACGAGGCGCAATATGCAGCTACCCTGGCGCTACTGCGTGCCCAGAAGCCGCTGGTGCAGCGCTATTGGCATGATGTGAATCAGCAGATCAACGATTTCAGACGCGGTAGCGTCGTTGCCGCCAGCGCTTGGGGTTTCCAGATCAATGCCCTCAAGGCACAGGGTGTGCCGGTGGCGGGCGTCATTCCGCGCGAGGGTGCTACGGGCTGGGCCGACACCACCATGCTGCATGCCACGGCCCGGCATCCCGTGTGTGCCTACAAGTGGATGGAGTACTCGCTCAATCCCGTGCTGCAATCGGCCTTGGCCGAGTGGTTCGGGTCCAATCCGGCCGTCCCTTCGGCTTGCGATACCCCGGCGCCGGCCGGCACACGATTCTGCGCTACCAACGGTTTTGCCCGCATGAACCAGATCCGATTCTGGAAGACACCACAAACGCGATGCGCTACCCAGACGCGCTGCGTTCCTTACAGCCGCTGGGCCCAGGATTACCCCGCAATCATGGCCGGGCGCTGA
- a CDS encoding 16S rRNA (uracil(1498)-N(3))-methyltransferase: MPRFYLDAPLHVASSLDLPETVARHVQVLRLQPGDAITLFNGLGGEYQATVTAMGKRHVSVQVDSQTSDERESPLQLTLVQALSAAERMDYTVQKATELGVNTIQVVQSAYCGHKLAADRVEKRLQHWRGVAESAAEQCGRTRVPTLLAPMKFDDWLSRMPAAELRLLLSPTGAKRLDELPAKTSSVQVLIGPEGGFSDQEEAAAIAAGFTPLILGPRLFRTETVTPVIAALLQARYGDF; this comes from the coding sequence ATGCCCCGCTTTTATCTGGATGCTCCACTTCATGTGGCCAGCTCGCTGGATCTGCCCGAGACCGTGGCCCGCCATGTGCAGGTCCTGCGCCTGCAGCCCGGCGATGCCATCACCCTGTTCAATGGCCTGGGCGGCGAGTATCAGGCCACGGTCACGGCCATGGGTAAACGCCATGTCTCGGTGCAGGTGGATAGCCAGACCAGCGACGAACGCGAATCACCCCTGCAACTGACTCTGGTGCAGGCGCTCTCGGCCGCCGAACGCATGGACTACACCGTACAGAAGGCCACCGAGCTGGGCGTGAACACGATTCAGGTCGTGCAGTCCGCCTATTGCGGCCACAAGCTGGCCGCCGACCGGGTGGAGAAACGCTTGCAGCACTGGCGTGGCGTTGCCGAATCGGCGGCGGAGCAATGCGGACGCACTCGCGTGCCTACCCTGCTTGCACCAATGAAGTTTGATGACTGGTTAAGCCGCATGCCGGCCGCCGAGCTGCGTTTGCTGCTCTCGCCCACCGGTGCAAAGCGGCTCGATGAACTACCCGCCAAGACCAGCTCGGTGCAGGTGTTGATCGGCCCCGAGGGCGGGTTCTCGGATCAGGAAGAGGCGGCCGCCATCGCCGCCGGCTTTACCCCCTTGATCCTGGGGCCGCGCCTTTTCCGTACCGAAACAGTCACGCCGGTGATTGCCGCTTTGCTGCAGGCGCGCTACGGCGACTTCTGA
- a CDS encoding thioredoxin family protein — MASLTSALIELGTPAVDFDLLGVDERRYHLADVRGANGLLVMFICNHCPYVKVIREALVETCKELESYGIGSVAISANDPEAFPEDDFEPMKAYAKAYNFGFPYLFDDTQHVARAYGAVCTPDFFGYDMDLKLRYHGRFDASGRQFQPGAPRELFEAMKAIAMLGTGPAVQYPSVGCSIKWRD; from the coding sequence GTGGCCAGTCTGACTTCTGCCTTGATCGAGCTGGGTACGCCCGCTGTCGATTTCGACTTGCTGGGGGTGGATGAGCGGCGTTACCACCTTGCCGATGTGCGAGGCGCCAATGGCTTGCTGGTGATGTTCATCTGCAACCATTGTCCCTACGTCAAGGTGATCCGCGAGGCGCTGGTGGAGACCTGCAAGGAGTTGGAGAGCTATGGCATCGGCAGCGTGGCGATCAGCGCCAATGATCCGGAGGCCTTTCCGGAAGACGACTTTGAGCCGATGAAAGCCTATGCCAAAGCCTACAACTTTGGCTTCCCCTATCTGTTTGATGATACCCAGCACGTGGCGCGCGCGTATGGCGCGGTCTGCACCCCCGACTTCTTTGGTTACGACATGGATCTGAAACTGCGCTATCACGGCCGCTTCGATGCTTCCGGCCGGCAGTTCCAGCCCGGCGCGCCGCGCGAACTCTTTGAGGCCATGAAGGCGATTGCCATGCTGGGCACCGGTCCTGCGGTGCAATACCCGAGCGTGGGTTGTTCGATCAAATGGCGCGACTGA